The proteins below come from a single Xiphophorus couchianus chromosome 20, X_couchianus-1.0, whole genome shotgun sequence genomic window:
- the hipk1b gene encoding homeodomain-interacting protein kinase 1 isoform X3, with protein sequence MSSQLQVFSPPSISSSAFCRVKKLKVESNVWDVSTTEAYGSIAGQSAYAFTPAMAVPPFAPSLVFPPAATGSRGQVVVRAADSTGSLPRGSSRRVPEQATSSSYNHERSSEVRSQRHGQKRKIEEVSEGSGSGCGSVQILEELSAPAATYSTRTGGGGGGGTGQSIPHSAPTTKSSSSNGEGDYQLVQHEILCSMSSSYEVLEFLGRGTFGQVAKCWKRGTNEIVAIKILKNHPSYARQGQIEVGILNRLSAENADEYNFVRSYECFQHKGHTCLVFEMLEQNLYDFLKHSKFSPLPLRHIRPILQQVATALMKLKSLGLIHADLKPENIMLVDPIRQPYRVKVIDFGSASHVSKAVCSTYLQSRYYRAPEIILGLPFCEAIDMWSLGCVIAELFLGWPLYPGASEYDQIRYISQTQGLPAEYLLSAGTKTSRFFNRGPDSSYPLWRLKTPAEHEMEMGIKSKEARKYIFNCLDDMMQVNLSSHLEGTDMLAEKADRREFIDLLKRMLRLDADKRITPTKTLGHPFVTMSHLINYPHSSHVKSCFQNMEICKRRSTYDSSKSLYSTNAVPSAAAGNLTVTFSSQLNQHNQVPSAGGAVPLLNYQPALYQQATINIPGLAQQSVPLPARPAGLCSQTEPFQQTLIVCPPSTIQGLQPSSKSSSFPVRVENSVPIVPQNQTAQSLQIQPSMLTQGSCTPLMVATLHPPPAGIAPQYSLPLGLGPGVGRPALLEHTATVLQAWPTGAQQILIPSSWQQVPGVAIHGSAHQANVTASPLEAIHSGAAVQTGQSWRNGSQARTQQERKKGKARCGENRNRGVSTTSILSSGVTPPTSSVALSQPIVISDTPSPAVSIITIHSDTDTEDERKFHPASVGLSRTERTNVISCVTVHDSDSSTTSPLTPLPRSLNAAGPLPSRQAKSLAVVAPSVKSQTSERAAASHGRVETGTYMKPKRSSNRQPCSSGESRDQAALLPSQSHPLNLSQVQSVVSSSQERSLVSHGDSSLHRQPTFPPTVPASHYSFPEVSALAPGSAAAAAAAAAGLYTYPASTALSSASQAMEQLLSRGHGSHGHSPSAYAATYASSSSSSRRDSAGRKESVSNLLHSLPAAYQHQFAAGSPYVSVTPRAEAYSAYQLSPRRLTQYPYL encoded by the exons ATGAGTTCACAGCTGCAAGTCTTCTCTCCCCCTTCAATCTCCTCCAGTGCCTTTTGCCGAGTTAAGAAGCTCAAGGTGGAGAGCAATGTTTGGGACGTTTCCACCACTGAAGCCTATGGTTCCATAGCAGGCCAGTCGGCGTACGCATTCACCCCAGCCATGGCCGTGCCTCCGTTTGCGCCATCGCTCGTCTTCCCTCCTGCTGCTACGGGCTCCAGGGGCCAGGTGGTGGTGCGAGCCGCTGATAGCACAGGTAGTCTTCCTCGCGGGTCCAGTCGCCGCGTCCCTGAGCAGGCGACCTCTTCTTCATACAATCACGAGAGATCGTCAGAAGTTAGGAGCCAAAGGCATGGCCAGAAGAGAAAGATAGAGGAGGTCAGTGAGGGCAGCGGGAGCGGGTGTGGCAGCGTTCAAATCCTGGAGGAGCTCTCGGCTCCCGCAGCGACCTACTCCACCCGCACAGGCGGAGGGGGGGGAGGCGGCACGGGCCAGTCTATACCTCACTCGGCTCCGACCACCAAGAGCAGCAGCTCCAACGGCGAGGGGGATTATCAGCTCGTTCAGCATGAGATCCTCTGCTCCATGTCCTCCAGCTATGAAGTCCTAGAGTTCCTGGGAAGAGGCACATTCGGGCAAGTGGCCAAGTGTTGGAAAAGGGGCACCAATGAGATCGTGGCAATCAAGATTCTGAAAAACCATCCTTCATATGCTCGTCAGGGACAAATCGAG GTGGGCATTCTGAATCGGCTGAGTGCAGAGAACGCAGACGAGTACAATTTTGTGCGCTCGTATGAATGCTTCCAACACAAGGGCCACACCTGCTTGGTGTTTGAGATGCTGGAGCAGAACCTGTATGACTTTCTCAAGCACAGCAAGTTCAGCCCGCTCCCCTTACGACACATCAGACCCATCCTGCAGCAG GTGGCCACAGCACTGATGAAACTGAAGAGTTTAGGATTGATCCATGCAGACCTGAAACCTGAAAACATCATGCTGGTTGACCCGATCAGGCAGCCGTACCGGGTGAAGGTTATAGACTTCGGCTCTGCGAGTCATGTGTCGAAAGCTGTGTGCTCAACCTACTTACAGTCTCGCTACTACAG GGCTCCAGAGATCATTTTGGGCCTGCCGTTCTGTGAGGCCATCGACATGTGGTCGTTGGGTTGTGTGATTGCTGAGCTGTTTTTAGGCTGGCCTCTTTACCCTGGAGCTTCCGAGTATGACCAG ATCCGATACATTTCTCAGACTCAAGGCCTCCCAGCTGAATACCTCCTGAGCGCCGGCACAAAGACCAGCCGCTTCTTCAACCGAGGCCCAGACTCCAGCTACCCGCTCTGGCGGCTTAAG acaCCAGCAGAGCATGAAATGGAGATGGGTATCAAATCGAAGGAGGCCAGAAAGTACATCTTCAACTGTCTAGATGACATGATGCAG GTCAACCTGTCATCTCATTTGGAGGGGACGGACATGCTGGCTGAGAAAGCTGACAGAAGAGAGTTCATAGATCTCTTAAAACGGATGCTTCGTCTTGATGCTGACAAAAGAATCACTCCCACAAAAACGCTGGGTCACCCTTTTGTCACGATGAGTCACCTAATAAATTATCCGCACAGCTCACA tgtcAAGTCATGCTTCCAAAATATGGAGATCTGCAAACGTCGGAGCACGTACGACAGTAGCAAGTCTCTGTACTCCACCAATGCTGTTCCCAGTGCTGCCGCAGGAAACCTCACTGTTACCTTCAGTAGCCAGCTTAACCAGCATAACCAG GTGCCTTCTGCAGGGGGTGCGGTGCCTTTGCTGAACTACCAGCCAGCTCTTTACCAACAGGCCACTATCAACATTCCTGGTTTGGCTCAACAAAGCGTCCCACTTCCAGCCCGTCCTGCTGGGCTGTGTAGCCAGACAGAACCGTTCCAGCAGACCCTTATTGTGTGTCCACCCTCTACTATTCAAG ggctACAACCATCGAGTAAGAGCTCCAGCTTCCCTGTCAGGGTGGAGAACTCTGTACCGATAGTACCTCAGAACCAGACTGCTCAGTCACTGCAGATCCAACCAAGTATGCTCACCCAG GGTTCCTGCACACCCCTGATGGTGGCCACCTTGCACCCACCCCCAGCAGGCATAGCCCCTCAGTATTCCCTTCCCCTGGGGCTGGGCCCTGGAGTGGGTCGGCCCGCCCTCCTGGAGCACACGGCCACTGTGCTG CAGGCCTGGCCAACTGGCGCCCAACAAATCCTCATCCCCTCGTCATGGCAGCAGGTCCCAGGTGTGGCCATCCATGGCTCTGCCCACCAGGCGAACGTCACAGCATCTCCCCTGGAAGCCATTCACTCGGGCGCTGCTGTGCAGACGGGACAAAGCTGGCG AAACGGATCTCAAGCCAGAACGCagcaagagagaaagaaaggaaaagccCGGTGTGGGGAGAACAGAAACAG GGGTGTATCCACCACATCTATACTCAGCAGCGGCGTGACCCCGCCCACTTCCTCTGTGGCCTTGTCCCAGCCTATTGTCATCTCGGACACCCCCAGCCCAGCGGTCAGCATCATCACCATTCACAGCGACACAGACACAGAAGATGAGCGCAAGTTCCATCCGGCCAG TGTTGGACTGAGCCGAACCGAGCGCACCAATGTGATCAGCTGCGTCACGGTGCATGACTCTGACTCGTCCACCACCAGCCCGCTGACCCCGCTGCCTCGCAGTCTGAACGCCGCCGGCCCCCTGCCGTCCCGGCAGGCCAAGTCCCTGGCAGTGGTGGCTCCTTCGGTCAAGAGCCAGACCTCTGAGAGGGCGGCGGCTTCACACGGCCGCGTGGAGACTG GTACTTACATGAAGCCGAAAAGATCATCCAACCGGCAGCCCTGCAGCTCAGGGGAAAGCCGGGATCAAGCTGCGCTGCTCCCAAGCCAGTCCCACCCTTTGAACCTCAGCCAG gttcaGTCAGTGGTTTCTTCGTCTCAGGAGCGTTCGTTGGTCTCCCACGGCGACTCCTCTCTACACCGCCAGCCGACGTTCCCTCCGACTGTTCCCGCCTCTCACTACAGCTTCCCAGAGGTGTCGGCCCTGGCCCCGGGCTcggccgccgccgccgcagcaGCAGCGGCCGGCCTGTACACCTACCCAGCTTCCACGGCGCTCTCCTCGGCTTCCCAGGCCATGGAGCAGCTACTCAGCCGGGGCCACGGCAGCCACGGACACTCTCCCTCCGCCTATGCAGCAACGTACGCCTCATCTTCGTCATCCTCCAGGAGGGACTCGGCCGGTCGAAAGGAGTCGGTCAGCAACCTGCTGCACAGCCTGCCCGCCGCCTACCAGCACCAGTTCGCGGCCGGTTCGCCCTACGTCAGCGTGACGCCCCGAGCCGAGGCGTACAGCGCCTACCAGCTGAGCCCCAGGCGCCTGACACAGTACCCCTACCTATAG
- the hipk1b gene encoding homeodomain-interacting protein kinase 1 isoform X4, whose protein sequence is MLRTVPLEQTLNSMSSQLQVFSPPSISSSAFCRVKKLKVESNVWDVSTTEAYGSIAGQSAYAFTPAMAVPPFAPSLVFPPAATGSRGQVVVRAADSTGSLPRGSSRRVPEQATSSSYNHERSSEVRSQRHGQKRKIEEVSEGSGSGCGSVQILEELSAPAATYSTRTGGGGGGGTGQSIPHSAPTTKSSSSNGEGDYQLVQHEILCSMSSSYEVLEFLGRGTFGQVAKCWKRGTNEIVAIKILKNHPSYARQGQIEVGILNRLSAENADEYNFVRSYECFQHKGHTCLVFEMLEQNLYDFLKHSKFSPLPLRHIRPILQQVATALMKLKSLGLIHADLKPENIMLVDPIRQPYRVKVIDFGSASHVSKAVCSTYLQSRYYRAPEIILGLPFCEAIDMWSLGCVIAELFLGWPLYPGASEYDQIRYISQTQGLPAEYLLSAGTKTSRFFNRGPDSSYPLWRLKTPAEHEMEMGIKSKEARKYIFNCLDDMMQVNLSSHLEGTDMLAEKADRREFIDLLKRMLRLDADKRITPTKTLGHPFVTMSHLINYPHSSHVKSCFQNMEICKRRSTYDSSKSLYSTNAVPSAAAGNLTVTFSSQLNQHNQVPSAGGAVPLLNYQPALYQQATINIPGLAQQSVPLPARPAGLCSQTEPFQQTLIVCPPSTIQGLQPSSKSSSFPVRVENSVPIVPQNQTAQSLQIQPSMLTQQAWPTGAQQILIPSSWQQVPGVAIHGSAHQANVTASPLEAIHSGAAVQTGQSWRNGSQARTQQERKKGKARCGENRNRGVSTTSILSSGVTPPTSSVALSQPIVISDTPSPAVSIITIHSDTDTEDERKFHPASVGLSRTERTNVISCVTVHDSDSSTTSPLTPLPRSLNAAGPLPSRQAKSLAVVAPSVKSQTSERAAASHGRVETGTYMKPKRSSNRQPCSSGESRDQAALLPSQSHPLNLSQVQSVVSSSQERSLVSHGDSSLHRQPTFPPTVPASHYSFPEVSALAPGSAAAAAAAAAGLYTYPASTALSSASQAMEQLLSRGHGSHGHSPSAYAATYASSSSSSRRDSAGRKESVSNLLHSLPAAYQHQFAAGSPYVSVTPRAEAYSAYQLSPRRLTQYPYL, encoded by the exons ATGTTGAGGACAGTTCCTCTTGAACAGACATTAAACT CAATGAGTTCACAGCTGCAAGTCTTCTCTCCCCCTTCAATCTCCTCCAGTGCCTTTTGCCGAGTTAAGAAGCTCAAGGTGGAGAGCAATGTTTGGGACGTTTCCACCACTGAAGCCTATGGTTCCATAGCAGGCCAGTCGGCGTACGCATTCACCCCAGCCATGGCCGTGCCTCCGTTTGCGCCATCGCTCGTCTTCCCTCCTGCTGCTACGGGCTCCAGGGGCCAGGTGGTGGTGCGAGCCGCTGATAGCACAGGTAGTCTTCCTCGCGGGTCCAGTCGCCGCGTCCCTGAGCAGGCGACCTCTTCTTCATACAATCACGAGAGATCGTCAGAAGTTAGGAGCCAAAGGCATGGCCAGAAGAGAAAGATAGAGGAGGTCAGTGAGGGCAGCGGGAGCGGGTGTGGCAGCGTTCAAATCCTGGAGGAGCTCTCGGCTCCCGCAGCGACCTACTCCACCCGCACAGGCGGAGGGGGGGGAGGCGGCACGGGCCAGTCTATACCTCACTCGGCTCCGACCACCAAGAGCAGCAGCTCCAACGGCGAGGGGGATTATCAGCTCGTTCAGCATGAGATCCTCTGCTCCATGTCCTCCAGCTATGAAGTCCTAGAGTTCCTGGGAAGAGGCACATTCGGGCAAGTGGCCAAGTGTTGGAAAAGGGGCACCAATGAGATCGTGGCAATCAAGATTCTGAAAAACCATCCTTCATATGCTCGTCAGGGACAAATCGAG GTGGGCATTCTGAATCGGCTGAGTGCAGAGAACGCAGACGAGTACAATTTTGTGCGCTCGTATGAATGCTTCCAACACAAGGGCCACACCTGCTTGGTGTTTGAGATGCTGGAGCAGAACCTGTATGACTTTCTCAAGCACAGCAAGTTCAGCCCGCTCCCCTTACGACACATCAGACCCATCCTGCAGCAG GTGGCCACAGCACTGATGAAACTGAAGAGTTTAGGATTGATCCATGCAGACCTGAAACCTGAAAACATCATGCTGGTTGACCCGATCAGGCAGCCGTACCGGGTGAAGGTTATAGACTTCGGCTCTGCGAGTCATGTGTCGAAAGCTGTGTGCTCAACCTACTTACAGTCTCGCTACTACAG GGCTCCAGAGATCATTTTGGGCCTGCCGTTCTGTGAGGCCATCGACATGTGGTCGTTGGGTTGTGTGATTGCTGAGCTGTTTTTAGGCTGGCCTCTTTACCCTGGAGCTTCCGAGTATGACCAG ATCCGATACATTTCTCAGACTCAAGGCCTCCCAGCTGAATACCTCCTGAGCGCCGGCACAAAGACCAGCCGCTTCTTCAACCGAGGCCCAGACTCCAGCTACCCGCTCTGGCGGCTTAAG acaCCAGCAGAGCATGAAATGGAGATGGGTATCAAATCGAAGGAGGCCAGAAAGTACATCTTCAACTGTCTAGATGACATGATGCAG GTCAACCTGTCATCTCATTTGGAGGGGACGGACATGCTGGCTGAGAAAGCTGACAGAAGAGAGTTCATAGATCTCTTAAAACGGATGCTTCGTCTTGATGCTGACAAAAGAATCACTCCCACAAAAACGCTGGGTCACCCTTTTGTCACGATGAGTCACCTAATAAATTATCCGCACAGCTCACA tgtcAAGTCATGCTTCCAAAATATGGAGATCTGCAAACGTCGGAGCACGTACGACAGTAGCAAGTCTCTGTACTCCACCAATGCTGTTCCCAGTGCTGCCGCAGGAAACCTCACTGTTACCTTCAGTAGCCAGCTTAACCAGCATAACCAG GTGCCTTCTGCAGGGGGTGCGGTGCCTTTGCTGAACTACCAGCCAGCTCTTTACCAACAGGCCACTATCAACATTCCTGGTTTGGCTCAACAAAGCGTCCCACTTCCAGCCCGTCCTGCTGGGCTGTGTAGCCAGACAGAACCGTTCCAGCAGACCCTTATTGTGTGTCCACCCTCTACTATTCAAG ggctACAACCATCGAGTAAGAGCTCCAGCTTCCCTGTCAGGGTGGAGAACTCTGTACCGATAGTACCTCAGAACCAGACTGCTCAGTCACTGCAGATCCAACCAAGTATGCTCACCCAG CAGGCCTGGCCAACTGGCGCCCAACAAATCCTCATCCCCTCGTCATGGCAGCAGGTCCCAGGTGTGGCCATCCATGGCTCTGCCCACCAGGCGAACGTCACAGCATCTCCCCTGGAAGCCATTCACTCGGGCGCTGCTGTGCAGACGGGACAAAGCTGGCG AAACGGATCTCAAGCCAGAACGCagcaagagagaaagaaaggaaaagccCGGTGTGGGGAGAACAGAAACAG GGGTGTATCCACCACATCTATACTCAGCAGCGGCGTGACCCCGCCCACTTCCTCTGTGGCCTTGTCCCAGCCTATTGTCATCTCGGACACCCCCAGCCCAGCGGTCAGCATCATCACCATTCACAGCGACACAGACACAGAAGATGAGCGCAAGTTCCATCCGGCCAG TGTTGGACTGAGCCGAACCGAGCGCACCAATGTGATCAGCTGCGTCACGGTGCATGACTCTGACTCGTCCACCACCAGCCCGCTGACCCCGCTGCCTCGCAGTCTGAACGCCGCCGGCCCCCTGCCGTCCCGGCAGGCCAAGTCCCTGGCAGTGGTGGCTCCTTCGGTCAAGAGCCAGACCTCTGAGAGGGCGGCGGCTTCACACGGCCGCGTGGAGACTG GTACTTACATGAAGCCGAAAAGATCATCCAACCGGCAGCCCTGCAGCTCAGGGGAAAGCCGGGATCAAGCTGCGCTGCTCCCAAGCCAGTCCCACCCTTTGAACCTCAGCCAG gttcaGTCAGTGGTTTCTTCGTCTCAGGAGCGTTCGTTGGTCTCCCACGGCGACTCCTCTCTACACCGCCAGCCGACGTTCCCTCCGACTGTTCCCGCCTCTCACTACAGCTTCCCAGAGGTGTCGGCCCTGGCCCCGGGCTcggccgccgccgccgcagcaGCAGCGGCCGGCCTGTACACCTACCCAGCTTCCACGGCGCTCTCCTCGGCTTCCCAGGCCATGGAGCAGCTACTCAGCCGGGGCCACGGCAGCCACGGACACTCTCCCTCCGCCTATGCAGCAACGTACGCCTCATCTTCGTCATCCTCCAGGAGGGACTCGGCCGGTCGAAAGGAGTCGGTCAGCAACCTGCTGCACAGCCTGCCCGCCGCCTACCAGCACCAGTTCGCGGCCGGTTCGCCCTACGTCAGCGTGACGCCCCGAGCCGAGGCGTACAGCGCCTACCAGCTGAGCCCCAGGCGCCTGACACAGTACCCCTACCTATAG
- the hipk1b gene encoding homeodomain-interacting protein kinase 1 isoform X2, translating into MLRTVPLEQTLNSMSSQLQVFSPPSISSSAFCRVKKLKVESNVWDVSTTEAYGSIAGQSAYAFTPAMAVPPFAPSLVFPPAATGSRGQVVVRAADSTGSLPRGSSRRVPEQATSSSYNHERSSEVRSQRHGQKRKIEEVSEGSGSGCGSVQILEELSAPAATYSTRTGGGGGGGTGQSIPHSAPTTKSSSSNGEGDYQLVQHEILCSMSSSYEVLEFLGRGTFGQVAKCWKRGTNEIVAIKILKNHPSYARQGQIEVGILNRLSAENADEYNFVRSYECFQHKGHTCLVFEMLEQNLYDFLKHSKFSPLPLRHIRPILQQVATALMKLKSLGLIHADLKPENIMLVDPIRQPYRVKVIDFGSASHVSKAVCSTYLQSRYYRAPEIILGLPFCEAIDMWSLGCVIAELFLGWPLYPGASEYDQIRYISQTQGLPAEYLLSAGTKTSRFFNRGPDSSYPLWRLKTPAEHEMEMGIKSKEARKYIFNCLDDMMQVNLSSHLEGTDMLAEKADRREFIDLLKRMLRLDADKRITPTKTLGHPFVTMSHLINYPHSSHVKSCFQNMEICKRRSTYDSSKSLYSTNAVPSAAAGNLTVTFSSQLNQHNQVPSAGGAVPLLNYQPALYQQATINIPGLAQQSVPLPARPAGLCSQTEPFQQTLIVCPPSTIQGLQPSSKSSSFPVRVENSVPIVPQNQTAQSLQIQPSMLTQGSCTPLMVATLHPPPAGIAPQYSLPLGLGPGVGRPALLEHTATVLAWPTGAQQILIPSSWQQVPGVAIHGSAHQANVTASPLEAIHSGAAVQTGQSWRNGSQARTQQERKKGKARCGENRNRGVSTTSILSSGVTPPTSSVALSQPIVISDTPSPAVSIITIHSDTDTEDERKFHPASVGLSRTERTNVISCVTVHDSDSSTTSPLTPLPRSLNAAGPLPSRQAKSLAVVAPSVKSQTSERAAASHGRVETGTYMKPKRSSNRQPCSSGESRDQAALLPSQSHPLNLSQVQSVVSSSQERSLVSHGDSSLHRQPTFPPTVPASHYSFPEVSALAPGSAAAAAAAAAGLYTYPASTALSSASQAMEQLLSRGHGSHGHSPSAYAATYASSSSSSRRDSAGRKESVSNLLHSLPAAYQHQFAAGSPYVSVTPRAEAYSAYQLSPRRLTQYPYL; encoded by the exons ATGTTGAGGACAGTTCCTCTTGAACAGACATTAAACT CAATGAGTTCACAGCTGCAAGTCTTCTCTCCCCCTTCAATCTCCTCCAGTGCCTTTTGCCGAGTTAAGAAGCTCAAGGTGGAGAGCAATGTTTGGGACGTTTCCACCACTGAAGCCTATGGTTCCATAGCAGGCCAGTCGGCGTACGCATTCACCCCAGCCATGGCCGTGCCTCCGTTTGCGCCATCGCTCGTCTTCCCTCCTGCTGCTACGGGCTCCAGGGGCCAGGTGGTGGTGCGAGCCGCTGATAGCACAGGTAGTCTTCCTCGCGGGTCCAGTCGCCGCGTCCCTGAGCAGGCGACCTCTTCTTCATACAATCACGAGAGATCGTCAGAAGTTAGGAGCCAAAGGCATGGCCAGAAGAGAAAGATAGAGGAGGTCAGTGAGGGCAGCGGGAGCGGGTGTGGCAGCGTTCAAATCCTGGAGGAGCTCTCGGCTCCCGCAGCGACCTACTCCACCCGCACAGGCGGAGGGGGGGGAGGCGGCACGGGCCAGTCTATACCTCACTCGGCTCCGACCACCAAGAGCAGCAGCTCCAACGGCGAGGGGGATTATCAGCTCGTTCAGCATGAGATCCTCTGCTCCATGTCCTCCAGCTATGAAGTCCTAGAGTTCCTGGGAAGAGGCACATTCGGGCAAGTGGCCAAGTGTTGGAAAAGGGGCACCAATGAGATCGTGGCAATCAAGATTCTGAAAAACCATCCTTCATATGCTCGTCAGGGACAAATCGAG GTGGGCATTCTGAATCGGCTGAGTGCAGAGAACGCAGACGAGTACAATTTTGTGCGCTCGTATGAATGCTTCCAACACAAGGGCCACACCTGCTTGGTGTTTGAGATGCTGGAGCAGAACCTGTATGACTTTCTCAAGCACAGCAAGTTCAGCCCGCTCCCCTTACGACACATCAGACCCATCCTGCAGCAG GTGGCCACAGCACTGATGAAACTGAAGAGTTTAGGATTGATCCATGCAGACCTGAAACCTGAAAACATCATGCTGGTTGACCCGATCAGGCAGCCGTACCGGGTGAAGGTTATAGACTTCGGCTCTGCGAGTCATGTGTCGAAAGCTGTGTGCTCAACCTACTTACAGTCTCGCTACTACAG GGCTCCAGAGATCATTTTGGGCCTGCCGTTCTGTGAGGCCATCGACATGTGGTCGTTGGGTTGTGTGATTGCTGAGCTGTTTTTAGGCTGGCCTCTTTACCCTGGAGCTTCCGAGTATGACCAG ATCCGATACATTTCTCAGACTCAAGGCCTCCCAGCTGAATACCTCCTGAGCGCCGGCACAAAGACCAGCCGCTTCTTCAACCGAGGCCCAGACTCCAGCTACCCGCTCTGGCGGCTTAAG acaCCAGCAGAGCATGAAATGGAGATGGGTATCAAATCGAAGGAGGCCAGAAAGTACATCTTCAACTGTCTAGATGACATGATGCAG GTCAACCTGTCATCTCATTTGGAGGGGACGGACATGCTGGCTGAGAAAGCTGACAGAAGAGAGTTCATAGATCTCTTAAAACGGATGCTTCGTCTTGATGCTGACAAAAGAATCACTCCCACAAAAACGCTGGGTCACCCTTTTGTCACGATGAGTCACCTAATAAATTATCCGCACAGCTCACA tgtcAAGTCATGCTTCCAAAATATGGAGATCTGCAAACGTCGGAGCACGTACGACAGTAGCAAGTCTCTGTACTCCACCAATGCTGTTCCCAGTGCTGCCGCAGGAAACCTCACTGTTACCTTCAGTAGCCAGCTTAACCAGCATAACCAG GTGCCTTCTGCAGGGGGTGCGGTGCCTTTGCTGAACTACCAGCCAGCTCTTTACCAACAGGCCACTATCAACATTCCTGGTTTGGCTCAACAAAGCGTCCCACTTCCAGCCCGTCCTGCTGGGCTGTGTAGCCAGACAGAACCGTTCCAGCAGACCCTTATTGTGTGTCCACCCTCTACTATTCAAG ggctACAACCATCGAGTAAGAGCTCCAGCTTCCCTGTCAGGGTGGAGAACTCTGTACCGATAGTACCTCAGAACCAGACTGCTCAGTCACTGCAGATCCAACCAAGTATGCTCACCCAG GGTTCCTGCACACCCCTGATGGTGGCCACCTTGCACCCACCCCCAGCAGGCATAGCCCCTCAGTATTCCCTTCCCCTGGGGCTGGGCCCTGGAGTGGGTCGGCCCGCCCTCCTGGAGCACACGGCCACTGTGCTG GCCTGGCCAACTGGCGCCCAACAAATCCTCATCCCCTCGTCATGGCAGCAGGTCCCAGGTGTGGCCATCCATGGCTCTGCCCACCAGGCGAACGTCACAGCATCTCCCCTGGAAGCCATTCACTCGGGCGCTGCTGTGCAGACGGGACAAAGCTGGCG AAACGGATCTCAAGCCAGAACGCagcaagagagaaagaaaggaaaagccCGGTGTGGGGAGAACAGAAACAG GGGTGTATCCACCACATCTATACTCAGCAGCGGCGTGACCCCGCCCACTTCCTCTGTGGCCTTGTCCCAGCCTATTGTCATCTCGGACACCCCCAGCCCAGCGGTCAGCATCATCACCATTCACAGCGACACAGACACAGAAGATGAGCGCAAGTTCCATCCGGCCAG TGTTGGACTGAGCCGAACCGAGCGCACCAATGTGATCAGCTGCGTCACGGTGCATGACTCTGACTCGTCCACCACCAGCCCGCTGACCCCGCTGCCTCGCAGTCTGAACGCCGCCGGCCCCCTGCCGTCCCGGCAGGCCAAGTCCCTGGCAGTGGTGGCTCCTTCGGTCAAGAGCCAGACCTCTGAGAGGGCGGCGGCTTCACACGGCCGCGTGGAGACTG GTACTTACATGAAGCCGAAAAGATCATCCAACCGGCAGCCCTGCAGCTCAGGGGAAAGCCGGGATCAAGCTGCGCTGCTCCCAAGCCAGTCCCACCCTTTGAACCTCAGCCAG gttcaGTCAGTGGTTTCTTCGTCTCAGGAGCGTTCGTTGGTCTCCCACGGCGACTCCTCTCTACACCGCCAGCCGACGTTCCCTCCGACTGTTCCCGCCTCTCACTACAGCTTCCCAGAGGTGTCGGCCCTGGCCCCGGGCTcggccgccgccgccgcagcaGCAGCGGCCGGCCTGTACACCTACCCAGCTTCCACGGCGCTCTCCTCGGCTTCCCAGGCCATGGAGCAGCTACTCAGCCGGGGCCACGGCAGCCACGGACACTCTCCCTCCGCCTATGCAGCAACGTACGCCTCATCTTCGTCATCCTCCAGGAGGGACTCGGCCGGTCGAAAGGAGTCGGTCAGCAACCTGCTGCACAGCCTGCCCGCCGCCTACCAGCACCAGTTCGCGGCCGGTTCGCCCTACGTCAGCGTGACGCCCCGAGCCGAGGCGTACAGCGCCTACCAGCTGAGCCCCAGGCGCCTGACACAGTACCCCTACCTATAG